A section of the Methanosarcina mazei S-6 genome encodes:
- a CDS encoding ABC transporter permease codes for MMRAVFYYFERDLVKWLRGRVTVVSSLVMPAAWLVFVGLALPTKFTDNYLEFITPGILVMTTLFSSLQGGSLMIFDKILGFLNKFLAMPSPRESMLYGKILFISVRGLLQATVILVIATLLGVRGLNPINIVLIYLTLFLFSVFFSALSTMIGLHLGDHDSYAAVNSMISMPLFFTSTALMPYDVMPEWLRAVARLNPVSYAIDSTRLLFEGSIPVYGILGLAAGAGIMLIIGTYQFRKAVV; via the coding sequence ATGATGAGAGCTGTATTCTATTATTTTGAAAGAGATCTTGTAAAATGGCTCAGGGGCAGAGTAACTGTCGTTTCTTCGCTTGTAATGCCCGCAGCCTGGCTGGTATTTGTCGGGCTTGCCCTGCCCACAAAATTCACTGATAATTACCTTGAATTTATCACCCCGGGAATCCTCGTTATGACAACCCTCTTTTCCTCCCTGCAGGGAGGGTCTCTCATGATTTTTGATAAAATACTGGGCTTTTTGAATAAATTCCTCGCAATGCCTTCCCCGCGAGAAAGCATGCTGTACGGAAAAATCCTCTTCATCAGCGTAAGAGGGCTGCTGCAGGCTACCGTGATTCTCGTTATAGCCACACTCCTGGGAGTAAGGGGACTGAACCCGATAAACATTGTTCTGATATATCTTACGCTGTTCCTGTTTTCGGTTTTTTTCTCTGCCCTCTCAACCATGATAGGGCTGCATCTTGGTGACCATGACAGCTATGCAGCCGTAAACAGCATGATAAGCATGCCTCTGTTTTTCACGAGTACTGCACTGATGCCCTATGACGTAATGCCAGAATGGTTGAGGGCAGTCGCAAGGCTCAATCCGGTTAGCTATGCGATAGACAGTACAAGGTTACTTTTCGAGGGATCCATCCCTGTCTATGGAATCCTTGGGCTCGCAGCAGGAGCCGGAATCATGCTTATCATCGGAACGTATCAGTTCCGAAAGGCAGTTGTGTGA
- a CDS encoding energy-coupling factor transporter transmembrane component T family protein, whose translation MISARSIAEPAIKDTIIHRMDPRTKILVLISTVFIAVSLDNPETMFLLFLVVLSGFAFAKMPAIKLKTLAFLLILLIWGTIYSQALFYSQLPRTVIFTIISPGFPVLGWLTNGGLFVYVEGLQHGAIQGLRSASILSLGLLMCWTTDSRDMLNGLVGLRVPYSVAFMVVTAVRFLPIIITEVATVITVQRLRGFNPKRFGSGIIKTSLNILTPTLSNCVRRTGILAVSIQSRAFRANSDRTYLKKLEFSDFDKAVVAICIFAAISIVIIKLLYSMYTGGIYYTSGLRPVYAIAKGYL comes from the coding sequence ATGATAAGCGCAAGATCAATTGCAGAACCAGCAATAAAGGACACGATCATTCACAGGATGGACCCCAGGACAAAGATCCTGGTCCTGATCTCCACAGTTTTTATAGCAGTAAGCCTGGACAATCCCGAGACCATGTTTTTGCTGTTCCTGGTCGTACTTTCCGGGTTCGCATTTGCAAAGATGCCTGCAATAAAGCTCAAAACCCTCGCCTTTTTGCTCATACTTTTGATCTGGGGGACCATCTATTCTCAGGCACTGTTTTATTCCCAGCTTCCTAGAACTGTGATTTTCACCATAATCAGTCCTGGGTTTCCGGTTCTGGGCTGGCTGACAAATGGGGGGCTGTTCGTTTATGTGGAAGGGCTCCAGCACGGTGCAATTCAGGGCTTGAGGTCAGCTTCAATCCTGTCCCTGGGATTATTAATGTGCTGGACCACGGATTCTAGAGATATGTTAAACGGACTTGTCGGGCTCAGGGTCCCTTACAGCGTGGCTTTCATGGTAGTAACGGCCGTCAGGTTCCTGCCAATAATTATTACCGAAGTAGCAACCGTAATAACAGTCCAGCGGCTCAGGGGTTTCAATCCTAAAAGGTTCGGGTCAGGGATCATAAAGACATCACTTAATATACTGACACCAACCCTGTCAAACTGTGTGAGGAGGACCGGAATACTTGCGGTATCCATCCAGAGCAGGGCTTTCCGGGCAAATTCGGACAGGACATACCTCAAAAAACTGGAATTTTCTGACTTTGATAAGGCAGTGGTTGCTATCTGTATTTTTGCTGCCATAAGTATTGTGATTATAAAGCTTCTTTACAGCATGTATACAGGTGGAATTTATTACACTTCAGGTTTAAGACCTGTTTATGCAATCGCCAAGGGATACCTGTGA
- a CDS encoding ABC transporter ATP-binding protein, which yields MIEIRKLSRSFGNLRAVDELDLDVENEIFGLLGPNGAGKSTTVMMLTTLLRPSSGTAKVCGYDIVKDSKKVRSKISYVPQDMAVDRKLTGRENVMLYAKLYGIQNRNSKVDEVIEMMGLSDRAGDLVAKYSGGMRRRLELSQALVHEPEVLFLDEPTLGLDVSGRKKIWEHIRMLKAEGMTIFMTTHYLEEAEKYCNRVAIIDKGRIAAVGSPEKLVNSIGKNASLNDVFLEKVKTPEEQAGFNSAQFRNLLRRR from the coding sequence GTGATAGAAATAAGAAAATTATCCAGATCTTTCGGGAACCTGCGTGCTGTTGATGAACTCGACCTTGATGTGGAAAACGAGATATTCGGGCTTCTTGGACCAAACGGGGCAGGTAAAAGCACAACTGTGATGATGCTCACAACCTTGCTGAGACCGAGCAGCGGCACTGCAAAAGTCTGTGGCTATGATATTGTAAAGGACTCAAAGAAAGTGAGATCAAAGATAAGCTACGTCCCCCAGGACATGGCAGTGGACAGAAAGCTCACAGGCAGGGAAAATGTGATGCTTTATGCAAAACTCTATGGGATCCAGAACAGGAATTCAAAGGTAGACGAGGTGATTGAAATGATGGGGCTTTCGGACCGGGCAGGCGACCTTGTAGCAAAGTACTCGGGAGGAATGAGGCGGCGCCTTGAACTCTCCCAGGCGCTTGTGCATGAGCCCGAAGTGCTTTTCCTCGACGAGCCCACTCTCGGACTGGACGTGAGCGGCAGAAAAAAGATCTGGGAACATATCAGGATGCTTAAAGCCGAAGGAATGACTATTTTCATGACCACACACTACCTTGAAGAGGCAGAAAAATACTGCAACCGTGTTGCCATTATCGATAAAGGCAGGATAGCAGCTGTCGGCTCACCTGAAAAACTTGTGAATTCAATTGGAAAAAATGCCTCGCTCAATGACGTTTTCCTTGAAAAAGTAAAAACCCCTGAAGAACAGGCAGGGTTTAACTCGGCCCAGTTCAGGAACCTTCTGAGGAGGAGATGA
- a CDS encoding DUF7490 domain-containing protein, with translation MILSSGCFGSLEHRDVFREYDEVFLQNIDIMATPQEENALLTVTPYIRNDQDTDSSMLSVKVKIIDEETHLIAAEKDADMGYVKARSLVYNAVPLGTVNPGNYQVEVQLFREGEILDSESEHITIRVDTSVDQPADILLTDMNLVITQFTDRDAKAVVDISPGVYNQGGDSRPLTMLVTAKKDEYTSYTESDELGIVKGSGQLRGHVRFVLPRRAEYTFAVSVEENGREIITSETTEPVKMDKIERNAVKNYPLVEEGTPIELPAEETPDSEGSTPGFESLFMFIAFLLAAGIIINRGPDNKKNEKEE, from the coding sequence ATGATCCTCTCTTCCGGCTGTTTTGGGAGTTTAGAGCATAGAGATGTTTTCAGGGAATATGATGAGGTTTTTCTTCAGAATATAGATATAATGGCCACTCCGCAGGAAGAGAATGCCTTACTGACAGTTACCCCTTATATCCGCAATGACCAGGACACTGACAGTTCCATGCTCTCTGTCAAAGTCAAAATTATTGATGAGGAAACCCATCTGATAGCAGCAGAAAAAGATGCGGACATGGGTTACGTTAAAGCCCGATCTCTTGTTTATAATGCCGTGCCTCTAGGGACTGTAAACCCGGGGAATTATCAGGTGGAAGTCCAGCTTTTCAGGGAAGGGGAAATCCTTGATTCGGAAAGTGAGCACATCACCATCAGGGTAGATACCTCTGTTGATCAGCCGGCTGATATCCTGCTTACAGATATGAACCTTGTAATTACCCAGTTCACTGACAGGGACGCAAAGGCTGTGGTGGATATTTCCCCCGGAGTTTATAACCAGGGTGGAGATTCCAGACCTCTAACCATGCTGGTCACTGCAAAAAAGGATGAATACACTTCATACACCGAAAGCGACGAACTCGGGATTGTAAAAGGTTCAGGCCAGCTCAGAGGACATGTGCGCTTCGTGCTTCCCAGAAGGGCAGAATATACATTCGCAGTTAGTGTGGAAGAGAATGGCAGGGAAATTATCACTTCCGAAACAACAGAGCCAGTAAAAATGGATAAGATAGAGCGGAATGCTGTCAAAAATTACCCTCTTGTTGAAGAAGGCACACCCATTGAACTCCCAGCAGAAGAAACTCCCGATTCCGAAGGTTCAACTCCGGGTTTTGAGAGCCTGTTCATGTTTATAGCCTTCCTTCTGGCTGCAGGCATCATAATTAACAGGGGACCTGATAACAAAAAGAATGAAAAAGAGGAGTAA